In Vigna radiata var. radiata cultivar VC1973A unplaced genomic scaffold, Vradiata_ver6 scaffold_415, whole genome shotgun sequence, the following are encoded in one genomic region:
- the LOC106755477 gene encoding probable E3 ubiquitin-protein ligase LOG2: MGNIGSSGSNSRRRHGGGGSGRRIHPPPPHPPVIPPPEVTANRFAYPPAATPYHNYPGYYPPPTTMPAPLPAPYDHHHRPSVDPMWGRYPAAPAPTPTPYVEHQKAVTIKNDVNIKKETLRIEPDEENPGRFLVTFTFDATVSGSITILFFAKEGESCILTPMKENVLPPVTVKFQQGLGQRFKQPAGTGIDFSIFEESELLNVGDDDIYPIAIKADASTGDPDESKSNETPSYGNTNSQITQAVFEKEKGEFQVKVVKQILWVNEMRYELQEIYGIGNSVESDLDGNDPGKECVICLSEPRDTTVLPCRHMCMCSGCAKVLRFQTNRCPICRQPVERLLEIKVGPETEE; the protein is encoded by the exons ATGGGTAACATAGGAAGCAGCGGCTCCAACAGCCGTCGGAGACACGGCGGTGGCGGAAGCGGGAGAAGGATTCACCCGCCGCCTCCTCACCCGCCGGTGATTCCTCCGCCGGAAGTCACGGCGAACCGATTCGCGTATCCTCCCGCCGCCACGCCGTATCACAACTACCCCGGGTACTACCCGCCGCCGACCACCATGCCGGCGCCTTTGCCGGCTCCTTACGACCACCACCACCGTCCGTCGGTGGACCCGATGTGGGGGAGGTACCCGGCTGCGCCGGCTCCGACGCCGACGCCGTATGTTGAGCACCAGAAGGCTGTTACTATAAAAAACGATGTCAACATCAAGAAGGAGACTCTTAGGATTGAACCTGATGAAGAGAATCCTGGCCGTTTCCTCGTGACGTTTACGTTTGATGCCACTGTTTCGGGAAG CATCACGATACTTTTCTTTGCAAAAGAAGGGGAAAGTTGCATCCTAACCCCAATGAAGGAAAATGTTCTTCCACCCGTGACTGTAAAATTCCAGCAAGGTCTAGGCCAGAGGTTTAAACAACCAGCTGGAACTGGTATtgatttttcaatatttgagGAGTCTGAGTTATTGAATGTGGGGGACGACGATATCTATCCTATTGCAATTAAAGCAGATGCATCCACTGGTGACCCTGatgaatcaaaatcaaatgaaactCCATCATATGGTAACACAAACTCTCAGATAACTCAAGCAGTGTTTGAGAAGGAGAAAGGAGAGTTTCAGGTGAAGGTTGTTAAACAGATTTTATGGGTAAATGAAATGAGGTATGAACTGCAGGAGATATATGGTATTGGTAATTCAGTGGAGAGTGACTTGGATGGTAATGACCCAGGAAAAGAGTGTGTTATATGTTTGTCAGAGCCTCGTGACACAACCGTCCTTCCGTGTCGCCACATG TGTATGTGTAGCGGATGTGCAAAGGTTTTGAGGTTTCAAACAAATAGATGTCCAATCTGCAGACAACCAGTTGAGAGGCTTTTGGAGATCAAAGTGGGGCCTGAAACTGAGGAATGA